The Opitutales bacterium ASA1 genome window below encodes:
- a CDS encoding beta-phosphoglucomutase family hydrolase, translating into MVRGMQIGALFDWDGVIIDSSAQHEESWERLALEERRPLPADHFKRGFGMKNEVIIPDVLGWSVDAAELRRMSLRKEAIYREVVAERGIEPLAGVRTFLERLRAAGVPCAIASSTHRANIDLSLGRMGLEGCFARIVSAEDVAHGKPHPEPYEKAAQMLGCDPRRCVVFEDALMGIDSGLAAGAKVVAVTTTNPRDVLAASGAHRVVDRLDELHAVDLVTLVG; encoded by the coding sequence ATGGTGCGAGGCATGCAGATCGGCGCACTTTTCGACTGGGACGGCGTGATCATCGACTCCTCCGCGCAGCACGAGGAAAGCTGGGAACGACTCGCGCTCGAGGAGCGACGGCCGTTGCCGGCGGATCACTTCAAGCGCGGATTCGGGATGAAGAACGAGGTCATCATCCCGGACGTGCTCGGTTGGAGCGTCGATGCGGCCGAATTGCGACGAATGTCGCTGCGCAAGGAGGCGATCTACCGCGAAGTCGTGGCGGAGCGCGGGATCGAGCCGTTGGCGGGCGTGCGGACGTTTCTGGAGCGTTTGCGGGCTGCGGGAGTGCCGTGCGCCATCGCTTCGTCGACGCATCGCGCGAACATCGATCTCTCGCTCGGTCGCATGGGCTTGGAAGGATGTTTCGCGCGCATCGTCTCGGCCGAGGACGTCGCGCACGGCAAGCCGCACCCGGAGCCCTACGAGAAAGCCGCGCAGATGCTCGGCTGCGATCCGCGACGCTGCGTGGTCTTCGAGGACGCGCTCATGGGGATCGACTCGGGACTCGCAGCCGGAGCGAAGGTCGTGGCGGTCACGACGACGAATCCGCGCGACGTGCTCGCGGCGAGCGGCGCGCATCGCGTCGTCGACCGGCTCGACGAGCTGCACGCGGTTGACCTCGTCACCCTGGTCGGTTGA
- a CDS encoding sodium:proton antiporter, producing MHYSALLASVPSASVHPALVVPFVVLLLLIAIMPLTGDRGRHFWEHKHPLVAGLLGALVAGWYIWRVEDGVHTVTHTLHEYVSFIALIGSLFVVAGGIHVRVRGRSTPLGNVVFLFVGAVVANVIGTTGASMLMIRPWLRMNAWRVTGFHVVFFIFVVSNVGGALTPIGDPPLFLGFLRGIPFFWLVDKAVLPWLFTLGAILAAFYLFDRWSFHRTPKPLQEQAAEPDAWKFEGWRNVALIGVVIGAVFLPAAWFIRETVMLAAALLSLKVTPKALHAANHFTFAPIKEVAALFIGIFMTMMPALDYLEANGREFGVTKPTHYYFATGSLSAVLDNAPTYLNFLQLAEVSAVPDATVETASATATATDESTASSEHLLEGGSRLDRLLAEAPSTVLAISLGAVFFGAMTYIGNGPNFMVKSIAEAAGVRVPTFFGYLLRFSLPILLPILIVTGWVFLR from the coding sequence ATGCACTATTCGGCGCTTCTCGCGTCCGTGCCGTCGGCCTCGGTCCATCCGGCACTCGTCGTTCCATTCGTGGTGTTGCTTCTGCTCATCGCGATCATGCCGCTCACGGGCGACCGTGGCCGACACTTCTGGGAGCACAAACACCCGCTCGTGGCGGGTCTACTCGGAGCGCTGGTCGCGGGTTGGTACATTTGGCGCGTGGAGGACGGCGTCCACACCGTGACTCATACGCTGCACGAGTACGTGTCGTTCATTGCCTTGATCGGCTCTCTTTTCGTCGTCGCCGGCGGCATCCACGTGCGCGTGCGCGGCCGGTCGACTCCCCTCGGCAACGTGGTGTTTCTCTTCGTCGGCGCGGTGGTCGCCAACGTGATCGGGACGACCGGCGCATCGATGCTCATGATCCGTCCGTGGCTGCGCATGAACGCGTGGCGTGTGACCGGCTTTCACGTCGTGTTCTTCATCTTCGTCGTTTCCAATGTCGGCGGCGCGTTGACCCCGATCGGAGATCCGCCGCTCTTCCTCGGGTTTCTCCGCGGCATCCCGTTCTTCTGGCTCGTCGACAAGGCCGTGTTGCCGTGGCTCTTCACCCTCGGGGCGATTCTCGCGGCGTTTTATCTGTTCGATCGCTGGAGCTTCCATCGTACCCCGAAACCGCTGCAGGAACAAGCGGCCGAACCCGACGCGTGGAAGTTCGAGGGCTGGCGCAACGTAGCACTCATCGGCGTGGTGATCGGAGCCGTGTTCCTGCCGGCCGCGTGGTTCATCCGCGAGACCGTCATGCTCGCGGCGGCGTTGCTCTCGCTGAAAGTCACTCCCAAGGCCCTGCACGCGGCGAACCACTTCACCTTCGCCCCCATCAAGGAGGTCGCGGCACTCTTCATCGGCATCTTCATGACGATGATGCCCGCGCTGGACTACCTCGAAGCGAACGGCCGTGAGTTCGGCGTGACCAAGCCCACCCACTACTACTTCGCCACAGGTTCGCTCTCCGCCGTGCTCGACAACGCACCGACCTACTTGAATTTCCTCCAACTGGCCGAAGTGAGCGCCGTGCCGGATGCCACGGTCGAAACGGCAAGCGCGACGGCGACCGCCACCGACGAATCCACCGCCTCGAGCGAGCACCTGCTCGAAGGTGGTTCACGTCTCGACCGGCTGCTCGCCGAGGCACCTTCCACCGTGCTCGCCATCAGTCTCGGCGCGGTCTTCTTCGGCGCGATGACCTACATCGGCAACGGCCCCAACTTCATGGTGAAATCGATCGCCGAGGCGGCGGGCGTGCGCGTGCCGACCTTCTTCGGCTACTTGCTCCGCTTCAGTCTGCCGATCCTGCTCCCCATCCTGATCGTGACCGGCTGGGTGTTTCTGCGCTGA
- a CDS encoding Na+/H+ antiporter subunit E, whose amino-acid sequence MIAFILNVLVALIWFFLGNEPDGSRLLVGMVVGYGMIYLFRGALPPQSYTRRVAAFFVFAFVFLRELVVSNLQLAWIVLTRPVDSLSPAIFTYSVEGLSRLEILLLSHAISLTPGTATVDVEDDFRTLRLHSIDTKDPEATARRIRDVVETRILAFTR is encoded by the coding sequence GTGATCGCCTTCATCCTCAATGTCTTGGTGGCCCTAATTTGGTTCTTCTTGGGCAACGAACCCGACGGCTCGCGCCTGCTCGTGGGCATGGTCGTGGGCTACGGAATGATCTACCTGTTCCGAGGGGCTCTGCCGCCCCAGTCGTACACGCGACGCGTCGCCGCGTTCTTCGTCTTCGCGTTCGTGTTTCTGCGCGAGTTGGTGGTTTCGAACCTGCAACTCGCTTGGATCGTGCTGACGCGTCCGGTCGATTCGCTGTCGCCTGCGATCTTCACCTACTCGGTGGAGGGTCTCTCGCGCCTCGAGATACTTCTCCTGTCGCACGCCATCTCGCTCACTCCGGGCACGGCGACGGTCGACGTCGAAGACGATTTTCGGACGCTGCGTCTCCATTCCATCGATACGAAGGACCCGGAAGCGACCGCGCGTCGCATCCGCGATGTCGTCGAAACCCGCATCCTCGCTTTCACCCGCTGA
- a CDS encoding proton-conducting transporter membrane subunit, translating into MNWVVLILLVPLFTGAFGVLSPRPSRARRGVFLGSAVVQLLLAIVVAALVSGGDRIVLAPGGWGASVGIVLVVDLLTGIMLVLAAGTAVACIVFAYASREAAVEHPLQLPLMQFLITGINLSFVTGDLFNLFVAFEVMLIASYALLSLESDNRNVRHAWSYLSINLVGSAIFLLGCGLTYGMFGSLNFAVIAERSNELAGDPLLVLLGLVFLVVFATKAGMFPLYYWLPNSYPILPGAMAAFYAGMLTKVGVYVLLRIFGTMFPADLPVVSELLAWGAGATMVFGVLGAVARDRVQHILSYHIISQIGFMVLAIGFATPLAITAAILYITHHIVVKATLFLVGGAVIHVHGTDRLECCGGLARLAPWLAAGFFLQAMSLAGIPPLSGFWGKYLIIVEGVALGQYVLVGASIVASILTLVSMMKVWLGCFWKAAPENGSAPVVRPGLATMSVVVTVMTAISLVIGLGVERFYGVAAEASRQVLDREGYIEAVLAVGVVPSGEATAVSAEDAGGVAK; encoded by the coding sequence ATGAACTGGGTCGTCTTGATCTTGCTCGTGCCGTTGTTCACGGGCGCCTTCGGCGTCTTGTCGCCTCGACCCTCGCGAGCGCGCCGCGGCGTCTTCCTCGGTTCCGCCGTCGTGCAGCTGCTGCTGGCGATCGTCGTGGCGGCATTGGTGAGCGGTGGCGATCGAATCGTGCTGGCTCCGGGTGGATGGGGGGCGAGCGTGGGAATCGTGCTCGTCGTCGATCTGCTGACCGGGATCATGCTCGTCCTCGCGGCGGGCACGGCAGTCGCCTGTATCGTGTTCGCGTACGCCTCGCGCGAAGCGGCGGTCGAACACCCGCTGCAGTTGCCGTTGATGCAGTTCTTGATCACGGGCATCAACCTCTCGTTCGTGACGGGGGATCTGTTCAATCTGTTCGTCGCGTTCGAAGTGATGTTGATCGCGTCCTATGCGCTCTTGTCTCTGGAGTCGGACAATCGCAACGTGCGGCACGCGTGGTCGTATCTCTCGATCAATCTCGTGGGCAGCGCGATCTTCCTGCTCGGTTGCGGGCTGACTTACGGGATGTTCGGCTCGCTGAACTTCGCGGTCATCGCCGAGCGGAGCAACGAGTTGGCGGGCGATCCGTTGTTGGTGCTGCTCGGGTTGGTGTTCCTCGTCGTCTTCGCGACCAAGGCGGGGATGTTTCCCTTGTACTATTGGCTCCCCAACAGTTATCCGATCCTACCGGGCGCGATGGCGGCGTTCTACGCCGGTATGTTGACCAAGGTGGGGGTGTACGTGCTGTTGCGGATCTTCGGTACGATGTTTCCGGCGGATCTGCCGGTCGTGTCCGAGCTGTTGGCCTGGGGCGCCGGAGCGACGATGGTCTTCGGCGTGCTCGGCGCGGTGGCGCGGGATCGAGTGCAGCACATCCTCTCGTACCACATCATCAGCCAGATCGGATTCATGGTGCTGGCGATCGGCTTCGCGACTCCGTTGGCCATCACGGCGGCGATTCTCTACATCACGCACCACATCGTGGTGAAAGCGACGCTCTTCCTCGTGGGCGGAGCAGTGATACACGTGCACGGCACTGATCGATTGGAGTGCTGCGGAGGTTTGGCGCGGTTGGCGCCGTGGCTCGCGGCCGGCTTCTTTCTGCAGGCGATGTCGCTGGCGGGAATACCGCCGTTGAGCGGGTTCTGGGGTAAGTACTTGATCATCGTCGAAGGCGTCGCGCTCGGGCAGTACGTACTCGTGGGTGCCTCGATCGTGGCCAGCATCCTCACGCTCGTGAGCATGATGAAGGTGTGGCTGGGCTGCTTTTGGAAGGCTGCGCCCGAGAACGGCTCGGCTCCAGTCGTGCGACCGGGACTTGCGACCATGTCCGTCGTGGTGACTGTGATGACCGCGATCTCGCTCGTCATCGGTTTGGGTGTGGAACGCTTCTACGGTGTCGCCGCGGAGGCGTCGCGGCAGGTGCTCGATCGAGAGGGTTACATCGAAGCGGTGTTGGCGGTCGGCGTCGTCCCATCGGGCGAGGCGACTGCCGTGTCGGCGGAAGACGCGGGAGGAGTCGCAAAGTGA
- a CDS encoding Na(+)/H(+) antiporter subunit C has translation MSVQLDTALLVGMMTGVAVWLILHRSFLRILFGFALLSNAVNLAILGVSGDPSGRDVPIVGETAGSGIVDPLPQALILTAIVIGFGVVSYLLFLFYRMFVDHETVDLDELHQEGDRADKEAEQ, from the coding sequence ATGAGCGTACAACTCGATACCGCCCTGCTCGTCGGCATGATGACCGGTGTCGCGGTCTGGCTGATATTGCATCGGAGTTTCCTGCGGATCCTCTTCGGCTTCGCGCTGCTCTCGAACGCGGTGAATCTGGCGATTCTCGGAGTGTCGGGGGACCCGTCGGGACGCGACGTGCCGATCGTGGGCGAGACCGCGGGATCCGGTATCGTGGATCCGTTGCCGCAGGCGCTGATCCTCACGGCGATCGTGATCGGGTTCGGAGTGGTGTCGTATTTGTTGTTCCTGTTCTATCGGATGTTCGTCGACCACGAGACCGTGGACCTGGACGAGTTGCACCAAGAGGGCGATCGGGCGGACAAGGAGGCCGAGCAATGA